In the Acropora muricata isolate sample 2 chromosome 10, ASM3666990v1, whole genome shotgun sequence genome, one interval contains:
- the LOC136888312 gene encoding uncharacterized protein: MWSGMELKGDNDRYILKDAHPPSKIPLYVALSVAVFLCILGIVLVAVGGAKLSDGKSCIVSDDGSKSTITSEAKLCDYSDEAKRVRLDEFLSKVKSTYYKMNPNNAVYDPDATPATIREDFSPYNAHPSAIRRRTDAALRLLKEALEIDQLVNSDLLKPREIKAISQVKHFLQSNFGVPYDENYYAGDWMLGPNKFCWQPICQVGSDLKAHFTYEKWGIQPKSLKDLEFVFDQLKKLNDSLMQYIENVKYGVGAGFVRSEEDCQDGLYSIQRKYSEVSQNGPKGVLNASYTKEMRDPRWLAGLDRRTSEVWEKKHGKSVQASIDEALVENVGKPLDSLLKYLEFNHSQYCVPSSVSSGLATLPLQFIYKNGTKTGTRTNPILPSGEALNGSKAYEMILPYFTTNQMSPDQVYALGETMLHKLYPRAVEIARKITGKENDSAAVEEFKRRLEDQSMFFNDVKIPENESNKDAFSKCTSMESAKLHCPTRYKAMLTWFDTVNTILATLSPKTNHMFHQTGKMRSTPSCPVQLVANFNPGTGSQSYKASGKSCSRPSHYRLPFYLKDMGPRYNAISVAAHEARPGHHTQVQGFHELFSDSCGGVIGWLNSASYYTAFTEGWALYAENPLIADETDTYDNNPLQLYGMLKWQIWRALRLMMDTGLHYKGMKRSEALKLFADYAWDRTDKAVKDVTRYQSVPGQATAYMIGQLRIWQVRNETEATIEKGGKKFIEKDFHYQVLSQGSSPLSYLDRHMKKYAACFVEPSADGCEYIIGPTSSKNNNARGSVARKPGLEKPHQPRPYDEHHD; the protein is encoded by the exons ATGTGGTCGGGGATGGAGCTCAAAGGAGACAATGACAGGTACATTTTGAAAGACGCGCATCCACCATCTAAAATTCCCTTATATGTTGCTTTGTCTGTAGCGGTCTTTTTATGTATTCTTGGAATTGTCCTTGTTGCGGTCGGCGGAGCAAAACTGTCCGATGGAAAATCCTGCATCGTAAGTGATGATGGCTCAAAGAGCACAATCACCAGCGAAGCCAAACTGTGTGACTATTCTGACGAAGCTAAACGGGTCAGATTGGATGAGTTTTTGTCCAAAGTGAAGTCGACTTATTACAAGATGAACCCCAACAACGCCGTTTACGATCCCGATGCCACGCCGGCAACAATTCGCGAAGATTTCAGTCCGTACAATGCGCATCCATCCGCCATCCGTAGAAGGACAGATGCCGCGTTGCGGTTGCTTAAAGAAGCTCTTGAAATTGATCAACTTGTCAATAGCGACCTCTTGAAACCACGCGAGATAAAAGCAATATCTCAAGTCAAGCACTTTCTACAAAGCAACTTTGGCGTTCCGTACGACGAAAATTACTACGCCGGTGACTGGATGCTCGGACCCAACAAGTTCTGTTGGCAGCCCATCTGTCAGGTTGGCAGCGACCTCAAAGCACATTTTACCTACGAGAAATGGGGAATACAGCCGAAAAGTTTGAAGGATTTGGAGTTCGTGTTTGACCAGTTGAAAAAGCTCAACGACTCATTAATGCAGTACATCGAAAATGTGAAATACGGTGTCGGAGCGGGATTTGTGCGCTCGGAAGAGGATTGTCAGGATGGATTGTATTCCATTCAGCGAAAATATAGCGAGGTGTCACAAAATGGACCAAAAG GTGTGTTAAATGCATCTTACACAAAGGAAATGCGTGACCCTAGATGGCTGGCTGGCCTTGACAGGCGTACCTCCGAAGTGTGGGAAAAGAAGCATGGCAAATCTGTACAAGCTTCCATTGACGAAGCTCTGGTTGAAAATGTGGGAAAGCCGCTGGACAGCCTTTTGAAATACTTGGAATTCAACCATTCACAGTACTGCGTCCCAAGTAGCGTGTCCAGTGGACTGGCCACTCTCCCGTTGCAGTTTATTTACAAGAACGGGACAAAGACTGGAACGAGGACAAACCCTATACTTCCTTCTGGGGAAGCTCTTAATGGCAGTAAAGCCTATGAAATGATATTGCCTTACTTCACGACCAATCAAATGAGCCCCGATCAGGTGTATGCCCTAGGCGAGACGATGCTTCATAAGCTTTACCCAAGGGCTGTGGAAATCGCGAGGAAAATTACAGGCAAAGAGAATGATAGTGCTGCCGTAGAGGAGTTCAAAAGAAGGCTAGAAGATCAGAGCATGTTCTTCAATGACGTCAAGATTCCAGAAAACGAAAGCAACAAAGATGCCTTTTCCAAGTGCACCAGCATGGAGAGCGCCAAGCTGCACTGTCCCACACGATACAAAGCCATGCTGACGTGGTTTGATACCGTCAACA CTATTCTTGCCACTTTGTCGCCCAAGACAAATCACATGTTCCATCAAACTGGAAAGATGCGGAGTACTCCTAGTTGCCCAGTCCAGCTCGTCGCAAATTTCAACCCTGGAACTGGTTCCCAGAGCTACAAGGCCAGCGGGAAAAGTTGTTCCAGGCCGTCGCATTATAGATTACCGTTCTACTTGAAAGACATGGGACCAAGATATAATGCCATTTCTGTGGCAGCACACGAGGCAAGGCCTGGCCATCACACTCAG GTTCAAGGTTTCCATGAGTTGTTTAGTGACAGTTGCGGGGGTGTTATTGGTTGGTTAAACAGCGCATCATATTACACTGCCTTCACAGAGGGTTGGGCGTTGTATGCCGAGAACCCACTGATCGCAGATGAGACAGACACCTATGATAACAACCCTCTACAGCTGTATGGGATGCTAAAGtggcaaatatggcgggcacttcGTCTAATGATGGACACTGGCCTTCATTATAAAG GAATGAAGCGATCAGAGGCTCTGAAACTCTTTGCCGATTATGCTTGGGACAGGACAGACAAAGCCGTCAAAGACGTCACTCGTTACCAAAGCGTACCCGGCCAGGCCACTGCATATATGATTGGCCAGTTGCGAATCTGGCAGGTGCGGAACGAAACAGAAGCCACCATCGAAAAAGGAGGCAAAAAATTCATAGAGAAGGACTTTCATTACCAAGTCCTGTCCCAGGGGTCTTCACCACTCAGCTACCTTGACCGTCACATGAAGAAGTATGCTGCCTGCTTCGTCGAACCCAGTGCAGATGGATGCGAATATATCATTGGTCCAACCAGCAGTAAAAATAACAACGCCCGAGGATCCGTCGCTAGGAAACCGGGACTGGAAAAACCGCACCAGCCTCGTCCTTATGACGAGCACCATGATTAG